The region tggcatgccccccccccccccacccccggagCACAAACTCACCTCTTGAAGGATTTCATTGGCCAGAAACCTGCTGTCCCCTTCTTCAACCTGAGGATTGTTCACCCTGGTCACATGGCCGAGGTCTCCTATTTTGTACACGATGCTGGTGGCCGTACCGTCgctctcgtcctcctcctcgtcgCACGCGTCCACGCTGGAGACGGTCTTGCGAGATATGAAAATATTgcctgaaagagacaacagtCCTCCGATTAGCTTTCCTGACAACTAATATAACCGAGacgaaacatttaaaaacagcaaCGGCCAACTACGAAGAGATGCATCTCGTGAGATTACCAGctttaaaaaacatgtataaatACTACAACGGCGGTGTGCGGGTTCCTCTTCTCCTCAGTGAACTGAAGAGAATGTATTCCACTGAACGGCCTCCTGTTATAAAAACGGTTAGATTCCAGTCTTACTCGGCTTGATGTCCATGTGGACCAGCGAGGACGAGTGGATGTACTTGAGGCCGCGTGTCACCTGCAGTAGCAGGTCTTTCAGCTCCAGCTCAGACAGGAAGGTGAGCCGTCTGCGGTTGGCGGCCGTGATGTCCGAGAGGGTGCCCCCGTTGCAGTACTCGTTCTGGATGAGCATGTGGTCGTCCTCGGCCCAGGCCGAGTAGTAGCGCACCACATGGGGGTGCTGGCCCAGGACGGCGTGGGCGTACACCTCCCGCAGCGCATTCTGTCTGCGGAGGGACAACGCGGATGTGTTCAGACAAGGCACTTCCTCCATTTTGCTCACGCGgttaaatcataaaatgtaaacTGACATGTCAGGTTgcagataaaacattttgaaactatTGACGGACTACGTTAATGGTGACGGAACAGAAGGATGAGACGGGGTTAACTAAGCACAGAACATCCAGAGCACGCTCCCGCTTCACGCAGGGGGGAACTGACTCACTCGTCTACGGAGCCGGCCAGGGGCTTCTTCGAGCGCTTGATAGCGTAGACGCAGCCGTCCAGTCTTTTCACACACTTGAAGACGGCGCCGTACTGCCCGCAGCCAATCTTCTCCAGCTCGTGGAACTCTGAGGTGTACCTGGACTTCATGTTGCTCTCCATCATGGTGATCctctggaggggggggggaggggggagtttAAATAACAACACATGCTGCCGTTACCTCCCACAGCGTCTAGCCATGTGCAAATGAACATCAGGTGGACAACTCTGCTAAGGGGGAAAACAACACGTCCTGCCACTGAAACCCAAGTAGATCGGAATGATATCGTGTCATTATTTTCCTACATGCTTTGACATCCATTTACTTTCTAAACTGCCTAAAAAGTGGGCTGTTTGCAAGTGATTAAATGACACTGCAGAATGAGGGACCCTCTGCCTTACATTTTGGGTGAAAAACACCTTTTAGTTGGATGAAAAATTTGAAGACCACAAGCAAAATAAATGAGCTCCTACCACcttgattaaaaaaagattaaatatGCCACTGCTCCTTTTGTAAAAGTTGACTTTAACCAAGGTTAGAGGATTTCAATCATAAGTTCTCCAACCTTTCCTGGGCACCCCCAACAATTTCACAATTTTGCTGTAGCCTTGAACCATCCCACCCGAATCCAAGAGTCACAGGCTTGATAAAGACAAGTGTGTAATGTTCAGGTGTGCCAGCTTTAAAATATATCTGGGGGTCCCAAGGAGACGTTAATGTAACCATACAGTGACTAAATACAGAGCAAAAGAAAATAACTACCTTTGGCGGGGGAAGGATTTCTTCCTCTGTTTCAGCGTCACTTGCCTCCATGTCCTCACCACAGGAGCTGAATAAGAGGACATGTTTGTTAGCACCCATTGTAACACCAGAGGGCAGTACTGAGACCATCTCACACACGGCTGCTGTTCATTAGTGACCTTGGCCGCCTTGGTTTCCAGCCAAAAAGGTTTCCTTACTCCTACCTAGTCAACGGATTTAACGAACCCTTCTCGCAACAACAATGGGCTACAATCTGTGTACCCGGCATATGGACAAACCCAGGTATCAAGTGTTGAGACAAATCCCTATGTGATCAATTATTGTAGTTCGAAAATGTATTCAACGTATATGAAAACAGTCCTATATTCCATAAATGCTTAAGTCCTAATTTATAATAATGCATGATGAATCCAGTTTTTAACAAAGCTTAATGATTCCTAATCTCtaaaaatgcttaaaaatatAGTTCAACCTCAAATCAGGTTGTCTCAAAAGGTTAATTGCATCGTATTTCAAAACAAGCCATTATTTCCTTTCATCCCAGCCTGGAGTTAATATAATTAGcgttgtccaaattcatgaattaaaaCCACTAAAATTAAAACTAGCCATAGCATATATTGCTCAGTGATGATGTCatcaagaaaaaataacaacCACATAGAACTAAATACTGTGGTCAGGAGCAGCCTATTTTCTTGAGTGGAATTTAGAATTGTAGATATGTGGTAGAGTTTTTTGGGGGAACCCACACATGTAATTTCTGTCTTGTGATGCCTTTGAATAGTAAGAATTGCTCcgttattctgtctgtctgagaatataagaaaataaatgctaTATTCCCCAGACACAGACGTGGATTGATACCATTTGCTAACAAAACTAACCATTAAACATTCGAAGTATCAGTGTGGTTAAACgtgtattgtaaaaaaaataaaacattctctCTGGAAAGACAACTTTGCGAGGTTCTCTGAGGTAAAATGACACCACTAGTCTTTCATTTGAAGTACTTTCAAGTCAGTTTCCTCTTGCTAGATCAGGACACAGTTTCAATATGTGAATTTGAAAGAGGTTAATGATGCTAATTCTAGAATGGgacatgagtaaaaaaaaatattatcctCAAACATGACACCATGGGCCTAAATACACCCCCAGATAAGGTTAATTTCAGggcaaaattatttttggataaactatccctttaacaagTCCTATGTTCAAACAAAAGTACTTATTGAGTGACATACTCATTCCAGTGTGCTCTTTTCCGGTTTGTCCTCTGTTGAGTGACAGACTGAATGAGGAGGGACTCGGGGGTGAAGGGGTTGATGTTGACTAAAGGGGTCTGGTTTCTCCTGACGTCTTGACCAGTTTTTCCAGTTGAATCCACATTCCCAAAGAGAGCCACTCTCCTACTTGAGGATGCTGAGCTGGCAGTTCTGGCTTTATTGAGCAAACTCTGCAAATGACAGAATTAACATATTCAGTTTTATAGAAGTTAAATTAAACAATATACATATCAATGCACAACACTGATGCTGAAATGGACCATGCGTGAAAGGGCAGTCATGTCCAGACATGAAAAGGACTGACTTGGAATCCATGAGTCATCCAGACTGACTGGGTTTCGAGTTGTATAATATTTGGGTCATTACTATTATGCAACCAACAGATAGGGCAGTAAGGATACCTTTCAAACATTTGGACAATATAGATTTCAATAAGTGGTTTGGCTGACTGCCAGAGTTTGACGGGAGTAATACAGTACTGGGTGCACGTACCAGAAAATATGGCAAATGGGCGTTAATATCGCTTACCTTCATTTTTGTTAAAAAGCTGTTTTAATTATTAGATCTAGATGCCAGCTTTATTATGTGACTGGGCAATACTACATTAGCCTACACATACGGCAAACGAGGCACAATTTAAACCTGGCCATGATTTTTTAACTAACctacacatttgaaaatatgtttctgtTAGGCTGACTGACTGCTGTTTTGTAATCGTGCATGATTCCAAACGGGGGTAACGATAAGCTATGTACAGGTTTTTCCTTACAATAACTATAAAATAAAGCATTTCATGAAAATCTGAGAATGACAAGGCTAGAAAGTGTTTGCCACAAAATAATCGCCTACACGGTTTCAACATTTATATGAAAAATCCTAATGTTCAAAACGTGAATTAACTAACAAATACTGTATTACCCTAGTAATGGTTTTAGACAAATGTGGCTACGTGAAATAGCTGTTAGTTGGCTGCATTAAGAGTTAACAAACCTTTGGTGTGTGCGGAGTATCAAAAAGACGAAGTtttctgaaggttttgtgtggCGGCGTGTCCGGGCAGTCTGGAATAGGTGAGCTCGAAACTTCTCCATCGTCCGGGACATAAGACCGCTCGGGTGAACTGCCGCCGTACAGCCTGGAGCTTTTCCGAGGTGATGGGGAACCCCTCGAGAAAATAACGTTACTGGTGGATTGAGGATGAGACGGAGAACCAAATCCTTCTTCATCCCATAGTTCAACATCACCGTCCACACCCGTCCGATTAATAAGGGGGCTACTGTCCTCGAGTCGTTTGTCGACACTGTCCCGTCTCTGGTGCATCGGAGAGTCCAGTTCAGTAAATCCAGATTCAGCTCCTGTACTGCTGTTACCATCTTCGATTGGTTCGTCTTCTTCATCGCTCGGCGTGAACTGTAACTTTTGACGTACTATTGCTTGAGCGTTTGGAGACGAACTTCCATGCCGACGACCGCGACTGAAACACtgcattttcatttaaacaCTGGCAATCACTTCTTGTTTTTGTAACCAACTGCTACTTAATATTCGTACTGTCGTATGTAACTTACATACGAAACTACAATTATCTTGAAAAATTTAAAGTCACCCAGCTGTGCACcagaaaagtaaagaaaaacgcGGAGCCGGCTAGCAGCCACGCAAAAGTTTGTTCGCtaactacaacaaaaaaaaagtagtaACTACTTAGGTAAAATGACTCCAACATAAAATGTCTCTCGATCATGGAGTTCTCTTAACAGTAAATTCCACAAATACCTTCTATTAGACGGGTCGTAGGTTCATCTGACTACATTAATTCTCAAGCTGTGTATTGTAGCGATACAGCTACAATAACTTTACACGCCCCTGCAGTTGACGATACCTAGCGGAAAATGGCTGCGCAGTCAAACACAGCTTCTTCTCGTCCAGAAACCAGTGAATAGAAATAGAAATCGGAATCTGTCGTTATcgaaacaaaaaataacatcGAAAACTCACAAAAAGTATTAATATACCTTAACTTGTTAACTAGATAGCGAAGTGTCTTATCACAACAACATATTAGCTAGCTGGCtatgtttacaaaaatggtTTCAATGAAAGTCGGGGCTCCTCCTATCACGCGGGTAGGTGAAGGGCTTCCCGCGACCGTTAGTCAGGTGACCTTTTCCTCAACCAATAAGAACGAAAAATGTCTATTTAAAATATGGGCGTAACTACAGATGCTGCTGTATATGGTAGCGTTGGCTGTGTTCGACTCGACGACGTAGGGAATCGACTTTGTGAAGATATATACGCAATGTATGATGGGTAAAGTGTGACTCAACGATTGATCTACAAAATAGCCTTTAATTTGCAAGGTGATTTGTAGATCAATTAGCACTTGTCTGGAGTTTGATCCTCCCTAAACACCCCCATTAATTCAAAGTTGGTATGGCGCGAAGGATTGACCATGTTCGCAATTGCTAACTAACTAATCTACAGATCACCTTGCTTGCAACATAAATAACGATTCCTTATcaccattttatttataatttgtattatCAGTTATTCACAATTTACTCGGggtgtttttccattttggttCTCTCAAACACTGACATTGTCTTTCACAATTGAGTGAAACCACCCAATTAAATTCAGCACACACATTTACTTTCGTTAATAACTTTGAAAGCAATTGTTCTATTTCAATAATTTCTTCAATTAAATGGGAAAACGTTTTTAAAAAGTAAGAACGGAACTGAAAAAAGGACAGCCAGGGCTATATATTTAGATCTGCATGCAATATGCTATATTTGCATTACAATATACAATATTGGAACTAAGCCTATCTTTTGACTACACAATCTATTCATAATGAAATACCAAACATTATAGTTGAGAATATGGATTATACAAGCTCATTGAGACAGGTTTCAGGTTCTAGCATCAATGTAAAATTACAGTCTAAAAATCATTTCATAATCATAATTCAGCATGTATTATATTTAGCCGGAGGTTACTAACGTGTTACTGTCCTGCTAAAAAGGGTCAGTTTCAAACTTGGTATTTCATGGCTACCAGAGATATTACAGTGATTCTACATGGGtaatagattatgcacatataaacaatttAGAACACATCCAGCAAAAAAATTGGACAATTATATAATGTTTGTTCTTGAAAagtcaagaaaataaaaattttatTAAATGATCAAAATGTGGTCCACAACTCATTGTAATAGTtcttgtcacacacacatacaaaataagAAATCTGTACCCAAACAAACTTTATGTACACACAATGTTGATAacacagtatttttattttaaaaatgtgttctctgtACATTGCAGTTAGCACAATAGAATATTAGAAACCATGCTCTCTTTACCAGTGGATGGAGGGGCACACAAAGACAGTATAGGACAAACGTGTATATCAAAATATACACACAGTTCATGTTGAATCTAGAAAATAGTGGCATACACAATTTTCCTTTTTTGCTATAAGTTTGTCCATAGTTCATTTGTGTTAATCGTCTAATCCTGTGGTCTCCCCTTGCTGTATTCTTGATGCTATTCTGATGGCTTCTTCCAATGATGGTTGATCACGGAGCTAAGAAAACAACACATAGTTAGCACTGATAAAGATCAACCAACTTATATCTTTGTCAAATACTCACAAGTTCATTGTAACCTTGCAACACTAGATTAAATATGTTAATCAGCCCATCCAATCCCACCTCCTGGTCATGAGTCTTTTCTTTGAttaagaacaacaacaacaaaatcagaatcacctttagTTGTTAACAATCTTTACAAATACCCAGAACTTTACTGCTAGTAAAGCTAGCAGTAAAGAACATAGAAAGAAACCGACAGGAATTGACACAAAGTACTTTTGTTTTATAAGATAAGTGAACAAAGAAGTGTAAGGAATCCACAACAGTGACAGGGTGGTCCTGGGGCGAGCAATTAGAGAGGTTGAATGGGTTTACAAGGGAACGATCAGCTCACTTTGGCTATCACACAAACCCCACAGGTGGAACAATGCCTTGCTTTGTTAAACACCTTGTAGCACTCCAGTCTGTACTAGTCATATAGACCTTTGAACTTCTGACTGATTCACTTTTATTGATTTTCATAATATTCCACACAATAGGTGGTTACattaaaaactaaattatatGGCAAAAGTTACAGCTTCAAGTAATTTGGTTTACTACACAACAGCAGTTGTGACCTTTACGTAAATCCCCCAAAACAGATACTAGGTGAAACCTGGAAAGAAAACACCTCCAGAGGAAAAATTCCCCTTGCTTTCTTCTGTATGTTGTGATAAGCCTCAGAAACTACTGCAGTACTACTGGCCCAGCCagtaaatcatttaaaattcaCATGTGGTTCTAGAGGAACGAGAAATACAGTTCTGCTTATGTCCCAAAAAGCCCTGCGTTGgccagaagtagtgcactatacaggcaatagggtgccattttagtGATAAGGAATGGCTCAGTGGAATTAGCCAACATTCATGGTTTACAGAACTAATGACAACTGGAAACCCACAGTACAGACATCCTGTTACTATGAGCCTCCTTTCAGTATGGAAACACCAGAAACGGCAGTTGGGCACTTTAACCCTAGGACACACAGCTCCTGTTATGCCCCAATCCAACCCCACCTACCCATAACTTTACCTGAGCATTTGAACAAGCCATGGAGGACGGGTAGGGAGAGAAAGGCACAACTTTTGTAGTTCAATCAATGCCAATTACTCTCTTGTTACTCTCCTAGCGGTTAAAGGATCTGAACAGAAAAACTTTTCTGAATCATATCCCTAACAGAATACTGTATCAAATCATTGTTTTCATGTTGCAATACTAA is a window of Esox lucius isolate fEsoLuc1 chromosome 19, fEsoLuc1.pri, whole genome shotgun sequence DNA encoding:
- the wee1 gene encoding wee1-like protein kinase, which translates into the protein MKMQCFSRGRRHGSSSPNAQAIVRQKLQFTPSDEEDEPIEDGNSSTGAESGFTELDSPMHQRRDSVDKRLEDSSPLINRTGVDGDVELWDEEGFGSPSHPQSTSNVIFSRGSPSPRKSSRLYGGSSPERSYVPDDGEVSSSPIPDCPDTPPHKTFRKLRLFDTPHTPKSLLNKARTASSASSSRRVALFGNVDSTGKTGQDVRRNQTPLVNINPFTPESLLIQSVTQQRTNRKRAHWNDSCGEDMEASDAETEEEILPPPKRITMMESNMKSRYTSEFHELEKIGCGQYGAVFKCVKRLDGCVYAIKRSKKPLAGSVDEQNALREVYAHAVLGQHPHVVRYYSAWAEDDHMLIQNEYCNGGTLSDITAANRRRLTFLSELELKDLLLQVTRGLKYIHSSSLVHMDIKPSNIFISRKTVSSVDACDEEEDESDGTATSIVYKIGDLGHVTRVNNPQVEEGDSRFLANEILQEDYSNLTKADIFALALTVISASGAEPLPSNGDRWHDIRQGNLPPIPQVLSQEFLSLLKLMIHPDPARRPSTSDLIKHPVLLTAARMSADQLRVELNAEKFKNALLQKELKKAQIAKAAAEEKVLSTDRVLTRSTVQSNPKTSRLIGKKMNRSMSLTIY